In Bacillus sp. DX3.1, the following proteins share a genomic window:
- the rplT gene encoding 50S ribosomal protein L20, translating to MPRVKGGTVTRKRRKKVIKLAKGYYGSKNTLFKVANQQVMKSLLYAFRDRRQKKRDFRKLWITRINAAARINGLSYSRLMHGLKVAGIEVNRKMLADLAVHDEKAFAELATVAKNNLN from the coding sequence ATGCCAAGAGTAAAAGGTGGTACGGTTACTCGTAAACGTCGTAAAAAAGTTATAAAATTAGCAAAAGGTTACTACGGTTCTAAAAATACATTATTTAAGGTTGCTAACCAACAGGTTATGAAATCTTTACTATATGCATTCCGTGACCGTCGTCAAAAGAAACGTGACTTCCGTAAATTATGGATCACTCGTATCAACGCAGCTGCTCGTATTAACGGTCTTTCTTACAGCCGTTTAATGCACGGTTTAAAAGTTGCTGGTATCGAAGTTAACCGCAAGATGCTTGCTGACTTAGCTGTTCATGACGAAAAAGCTTTCGCTGAATTAGCAACAGTTGCAAAAAACAACTTAAACTAA
- the rpmI gene encoding 50S ribosomal protein L35 has product MPKQKTHRGAAKRFKKTGSGKLKRSHAYTSHLFANKSTKAKRKLRKAGVVSAGDFKRIRQMLDNLK; this is encoded by the coding sequence ATGCCTAAACAAAAAACTCATCGCGGCGCTGCAAAGCGTTTCAAAAAAACTGGATCTGGTAAACTTAAGCGTTCACACGCTTACACAAGCCATTTATTCGCTAACAAATCTACAAAAGCTAAACGTAAACTACGTAAAGCTGGTGTAGTAAGCGCTGGTGACTTCAAACGCATTCGTCAAATGCTTGACAACTTAAAATAA
- the infC gene encoding translation initiation factor IF-3 — MMINEQIRAREVRLVGANGDQLGIKSRNDALDLAANLNLDLVLVAPTAKPPVCRIMDYGKFRFEQQKKEKEQRKNQKVISMKEVRLSPTIDEHDFNTKLRNAIKFLEKGDKVKASIRFKGRAITHKEIGQRVLDRFSEACAEVSTIESKPKMEGRSMFLVLAPKNDK; from the coding sequence ATGATGATTAACGAGCAAATTCGTGCTCGTGAAGTACGTTTAGTTGGTGCGAATGGTGATCAACTTGGTATTAAGTCTCGTAATGACGCTTTAGACTTAGCTGCAAATCTTAATCTTGATTTAGTATTGGTTGCTCCAACAGCGAAACCACCAGTATGCCGCATTATGGACTACGGTAAATTCCGCTTTGAGCAACAGAAGAAAGAAAAAGAGCAGCGTAAAAATCAAAAAGTAATCAGCATGAAAGAAGTTCGTTTAAGTCCAACAATTGATGAACACGACTTTAACACAAAACTTCGTAATGCTATCAAGTTTTTAGAGAAAGGCGACAAGGTTAAAGCGTCAATTCGCTTTAAAGGACGTGCCATTACTCATAAAGAAATCGGTCAACGTGTTTTAGATCGCTTCTCAGAAGCTTGTGCTGAAGTTAGTACAATTGAATCTAAGCCTAAAATGGAAGGACGTAGTATGTTCTTAGTTTTAGCACCGAAAAACGATAAGTAA
- the thrS gene encoding threonine--tRNA ligase, with amino-acid sequence MADVVKITFPDGAVKEFPKGTTTEEIAASISPGLKKKAVAGKLNDEMIDLRTPIEEDGAVSIITLDSEDGLYILRHSTAHLLAQALKRLYKDVKLGIGPVIENGFYYDIDMEEAITVEDFPKIEKEMQKIVNENFEIVRHEVPRAEALRRYEEIGDELKLELINDLPEDAVISIYEQGEFFDLCRGVHLPSTGKIKVFKLLSVAGAYWRGDSNNKMLQRIYGTAFVKKAELDEHLRMLEEAKERDHRKLGKELKLFTNSQKVGQGLPLWLPKGATIRRIIERYIVDKEVSLGYDHVYTPVLGSRELYETSGHWNHYRDGMFPSMEMDNEELVLRPMNCPHHMMVYKNDIHSYRELPIRIAELGTMHRYEMSGALSGLQRVRGMTLNDAHIFVRPDQIKEELKRVVNLTLEVYKDFGLEDYSFRLSYRDPEDTKKYYDDDEMWEKAQGMLKEAMDEMGLKYYEAEGEAAFYGPKLDVQVRTALGKDETLSTVQLDFLLPERFELTYVGEDGKPHRPVVIHRGVVSTMERFVAFLIEEYKGAFPTWLAPVQAQVIPVSPQVHLDYAKKVQEELQRAGIRVEVDTREEKIGYKIREAQMQKIPYMLVVGDNEVTENGVNVRKYGEQKSETIALDAFVDMIKVEGKR; translated from the coding sequence ATGGCAGATGTAGTTAAAATTACTTTCCCTGATGGAGCTGTGAAGGAGTTTCCAAAAGGAACAACAACTGAAGAAATCGCAGCTTCTATTAGCCCAGGCTTAAAGAAAAAAGCTGTGGCTGGTAAATTAAATGATGAAATGATAGATCTTCGTACACCAATTGAAGAAGATGGTGCAGTTTCTATCATTACATTAGATTCTGAGGACGGCTTATACATTCTACGCCACTCAACAGCCCATCTTTTAGCACAAGCGTTAAAACGTTTATATAAAGATGTAAAACTTGGTATTGGTCCAGTTATCGAAAATGGCTTCTACTACGATATCGATATGGAAGAAGCAATTACAGTTGAGGACTTCCCAAAAATTGAAAAAGAAATGCAAAAAATTGTGAACGAGAACTTTGAAATCGTTCGTCATGAAGTACCACGTGCAGAAGCACTTCGTCGTTACGAAGAAATCGGTGATGAGCTGAAATTAGAATTGATTAATGATCTTCCAGAAGATGCAGTTATTTCAATTTACGAACAAGGCGAATTCTTCGACCTTTGCCGTGGTGTTCACCTTCCATCTACAGGAAAGATTAAAGTATTTAAATTGTTAAGCGTTGCAGGTGCTTACTGGCGCGGCGATAGCAACAATAAAATGTTACAACGTATTTACGGTACTGCATTCGTGAAAAAAGCAGAATTAGATGAGCATCTACGTATGCTTGAAGAAGCGAAAGAGCGTGACCACCGTAAATTAGGTAAAGAGTTAAAATTATTTACAAATAGCCAAAAAGTAGGACAAGGTTTACCACTTTGGTTACCAAAAGGTGCAACAATCCGCCGTATTATCGAGCGCTATATTGTCGATAAAGAAGTAAGCCTAGGATATGACCATGTATACACTCCAGTATTAGGAAGCCGAGAGCTTTATGAAACTTCTGGTCACTGGAATCACTACCGAGATGGCATGTTCCCATCAATGGAAATGGATAATGAGGAATTAGTACTTCGTCCGATGAACTGCCCGCACCATATGATGGTTTATAAAAACGATATTCACAGCTATCGTGAATTACCGATCCGTATTGCGGAGCTTGGAACAATGCACCGTTATGAAATGTCTGGAGCGCTATCTGGATTACAACGTGTACGCGGAATGACTTTAAATGATGCGCACATTTTCGTTCGTCCAGACCAAATTAAAGAAGAGTTAAAACGTGTTGTAAACTTAACTTTAGAAGTGTACAAAGATTTCGGCTTAGAAGATTATTCATTCCGCTTATCTTATCGTGATCCAGAAGATACTAAAAAGTATTATGATGATGATGAAATGTGGGAAAAAGCACAAGGTATGTTAAAAGAAGCAATGGATGAAATGGGTCTTAAGTACTATGAAGCTGAAGGTGAAGCGGCATTCTACGGTCCGAAACTTGACGTTCAAGTTCGTACTGCACTTGGAAAAGACGAAACACTTTCAACTGTACAATTAGACTTTTTACTTCCAGAGCGCTTTGAATTAACTTACGTTGGTGAAGATGGTAAACCTCATCGTCCAGTTGTTATTCACCGTGGTGTTGTATCAACTATGGAACGTTTCGTTGCCTTCTTAATTGAAGAGTACAAAGGTGCATTCCCAACTTGGTTAGCGCCAGTTCAAGCGCAAGTGATTCCGGTTTCTCCGCAAGTACATTTAGACTATGCAAAGAAGGTACAAGAAGAATTACAACGTGCTGGCATTCGTGTAGAAGTGGATACTCGTGAAGAGAAAATCGGTTACAAAATCCGTGAAGCACAAATGCAAAAAATTCCGTATATGCTTGTAGTAGGTGACAATGAAGTTACTGAAAACGGCGTAAACGTACGTAAATATGGTGAACAAAAATCAGAAACAATCGCATTAGATGCCTTTGTTGATATGATTAAAGTAGAAGGAAAACGCTAA
- the ytxC gene encoding putative sporulation protein YtxC — MIEICFEEKNDAVHVYQELIKRTEEVYKETSVYVYEQMVIVHIPIRESYYIEKVLIPVLVQFIINVKQNEWLYAILKEKFFYDEEEERNQILHMADCILNGKRKGVTYDLTRNMVESQIMSSLKGWLGDPLSFCFSSYIRFRLQKYREAVHRLAEVAIDEYKLEQEYQMFVEVLRQQVNSRKPRLSCLHLVFDDSFIFYNEKGVRLKQEKLVRYIDEELLTQKDVHIDTNVIAPLLSIAPGMIYLYTKEQDHNMIVTLQNVFQERVQLYALHEFEQNVKKFKNKGNALDFLSF, encoded by the coding sequence GTGATTGAAATCTGCTTCGAAGAAAAAAATGATGCTGTGCACGTATATCAAGAACTTATTAAGCGAACAGAAGAAGTATATAAAGAAACGAGCGTCTATGTATATGAACAAATGGTGATTGTTCATATACCGATACGTGAATCATACTATATCGAGAAAGTGTTAATACCAGTACTTGTTCAATTTATTATAAATGTAAAACAAAATGAATGGCTGTATGCGATTTTGAAAGAAAAGTTTTTTTATGATGAGGAAGAAGAACGTAATCAAATTCTACATATGGCAGACTGCATTTTAAATGGAAAACGAAAAGGCGTCACATATGATTTGACACGTAACATGGTAGAATCTCAGATTATGTCTTCTTTAAAAGGGTGGTTAGGCGATCCGCTTTCATTTTGTTTTTCATCTTATATTCGCTTTCGTTTGCAAAAATATAGGGAGGCGGTGCATCGTCTTGCAGAGGTTGCAATTGATGAATATAAATTAGAACAAGAGTATCAAATGTTTGTGGAAGTACTTCGGCAACAAGTGAATAGTCGAAAGCCACGTTTATCTTGTCTTCATCTCGTTTTTGACGATAGTTTTATTTTTTATAATGAAAAAGGGGTACGTTTAAAACAAGAGAAGCTGGTCCGATATATAGATGAGGAATTATTAACACAAAAAGATGTTCACATTGATACAAATGTCATTGCGCCGCTTTTGTCCATCGCACCGGGAATGATCTATTTGTATACAAAAGAGCAAGATCATAATATGATTGTTACCCTTCAAAATGTATTTCAAGAACGAGTCCAATTATATGCGCTGCATGAATTCGAACAGAACGTGAAAAAATTTAAAAATAAAGGGAACGCCCTTGATTTTCTAAGTTTTTGA
- a CDS encoding DUF4177 domain-containing protein — protein sequence MRIKLKSGFVKSKPEEEYQEVIKKYTKEGWRFVQIFAPGTQAYGVAEYFELIFKRKQTLYQKKSKLSACS from the coding sequence ATCAGAATCAAGTTAAAATCAGGTTTTGTGAAATCTAAACCCGAAGAGGAATATCAAGAAGTCATCAAAAAGTACACAAAAGAAGGATGGCGATTCGTACAAATCTTCGCCCCGGGAACGCAAGCATACGGAGTAGCTGAATATTTCGAACTAATCTTTAAAAGAAAACAAACACTATACCAAAAAAAGAGCAAGCTCTCAGCTTGCTCTTGA
- the dnaI gene encoding primosomal protein DnaI — translation MERMQNTFTKLMQNENFKNRYEVLKAEVMAHPRVKEFIEEHKGEVTTSMVERSLVKLYEYIGQSVGCEDCPNLETCKNIIQGYEPKLVIQGKMIDIQYDRCVRKVAYEERKKQEKLIQSVYMPKDILQASMSSLDLSDGDRFEAIRAATEFLGVYEPGKKVQALYFHGPFGVGKTFILGAIANELAQRKVSSMIVYLPEFLREIKSSLQNNTISEKIDAVKYVPVLMLDDIGAEAMSSFVRDDVLGAILQFRMLENLPTFFTSNFDFKQLEHHLTYTQRGEEEEMKAARIMERIRYMAKPVPITGKNRRHT, via the coding sequence ATGGAACGTATGCAAAATACATTTACAAAGTTGATGCAAAATGAAAATTTTAAGAACAGATATGAAGTGTTAAAGGCAGAAGTGATGGCACACCCTCGTGTAAAAGAGTTTATAGAAGAACATAAAGGTGAAGTGACGACTTCTATGGTAGAACGCAGCCTTGTAAAATTGTATGAATACATTGGACAAAGTGTGGGATGCGAAGATTGTCCGAACTTAGAGACCTGTAAAAATATAATTCAAGGATACGAGCCGAAACTTGTTATTCAAGGAAAGATGATTGATATTCAGTACGATCGTTGTGTTCGCAAAGTGGCTTATGAGGAAAGAAAAAAACAAGAGAAGTTAATTCAAAGTGTATATATGCCAAAAGATATACTGCAAGCTTCTATGTCTTCGCTTGATTTATCAGATGGAGATCGTTTTGAAGCTATTCGTGCTGCTACTGAATTTTTAGGTGTATATGAGCCAGGTAAAAAAGTACAGGCATTATATTTCCACGGACCATTTGGTGTTGGGAAAACGTTTATTTTAGGAGCGATTGCGAACGAATTGGCGCAGCGCAAGGTAAGTTCTATGATTGTATACTTACCAGAATTTTTGCGTGAAATTAAAAGTTCTCTGCAAAATAATACGATTAGTGAGAAGATTGATGCGGTGAAGTATGTACCAGTTTTAATGTTAGATGATATTGGAGCGGAAGCGATGTCAAGCTTTGTACGTGATGATGTGCTTGGAGCCATTTTACAATTCCGTATGCTTGAAAATTTACCGACGTTTTTCACATCCAATTTTGACTTTAAACAATTAGAGCACCATTTAACATATACACAGCGCGGTGAAGAGGAAGAAATGAAAGCGGCCCGGATTATGGAGCGAATTAGATATATGGCGAAACCTGTTCCAATTACAGGGAAAAATCGCCGTCATACGTAA
- a CDS encoding DnaD domain protein: MEKQSWMELLPIDRYRVSTKGLLHSYDRKVLTMLYQPLIGSKSFSLYMTLWGELEQDRVFGKENTHHSLMVTMQMQLPEVYEERVKLEAIGLLNVYIKKEKDIRMFIYELQPPLSPKQFFDDIVMSIFLYNRLSRKKYNQVKRYFLEEEFDFASYENVTHSFNDVFGSFNPGQFEHAQEELRIPNATVMPGNEEGAAPKLWNDFFDFSLFAEGLSALVPRKAITDQVRECVITLSYVYGVDSMSMQNIVLGAMTEGQTIDMERLRKGARDWYQFENGQALPVLSERTQPLSARTMKEKEPSTQEEMLIKQLEEISPKQLLKEISGGAEATKADLQIVEEVMINQKLTSGVVNVLIYYVMLRSDMKLAKTYVEKIAGHWARKKVGTVAEAMALAKEENRQYQEWAETKKKGRTSKKTVRKEMVPDWLKEQAQEQAQENEAPKEKPSKLEEERKKLEEELKKYKHD, encoded by the coding sequence ATGGAAAAACAGTCATGGATGGAGCTATTGCCAATTGACCGTTATAGAGTAAGTACAAAAGGATTGCTGCATAGTTATGATCGAAAAGTATTAACGATGTTATACCAACCGTTAATAGGTAGCAAATCTTTTAGCTTATACATGACGCTCTGGGGAGAGCTTGAACAGGATCGTGTATTTGGAAAAGAGAATACGCATCACTCTCTTATGGTGACGATGCAAATGCAGCTTCCTGAAGTGTATGAAGAACGGGTGAAGTTAGAAGCAATTGGACTTTTAAACGTGTATATTAAAAAAGAAAAAGATATTCGAATGTTTATATATGAATTGCAGCCACCGTTATCACCCAAACAATTTTTTGATGATATTGTTATGAGCATCTTTTTATATAACCGCTTGAGTCGTAAGAAATACAATCAAGTAAAGCGATATTTTTTAGAAGAAGAATTTGATTTTGCTTCCTATGAAAATGTTACACATTCCTTTAATGATGTATTTGGTTCTTTTAATCCAGGACAATTTGAACATGCACAAGAAGAGCTTCGTATTCCGAATGCAACAGTTATGCCTGGAAATGAAGAAGGGGCCGCACCGAAACTTTGGAATGATTTCTTTGACTTTTCTCTATTTGCAGAAGGGCTATCGGCTCTTGTACCGCGCAAAGCGATTACGGACCAAGTTCGTGAATGTGTAATTACGCTTTCTTATGTGTATGGTGTCGATTCTATGTCGATGCAAAATATTGTACTTGGTGCAATGACAGAAGGGCAAACGATTGATATGGAGCGACTGCGAAAAGGAGCTCGTGATTGGTATCAATTTGAAAACGGACAAGCGCTTCCGGTGCTAAGTGAACGGACACAGCCTCTTTCCGCACGCACGATGAAAGAGAAAGAGCCTTCTACACAAGAAGAAATGTTAATTAAACAGCTGGAAGAAATTTCGCCAAAACAATTGTTAAAAGAAATTTCAGGCGGTGCAGAAGCAACAAAAGCGGATTTACAAATCGTTGAAGAAGTCATGATCAATCAAAAGCTTACATCAGGCGTTGTCAACGTACTTATTTATTATGTGATGTTACGTTCTGATATGAAGTTAGCCAAAACATATGTTGAGAAAATTGCTGGCCACTGGGCGAGAAAAAAGGTTGGTACTGTAGCAGAAGCAATGGCATTAGCGAAAGAAGAAAATCGTCAATATCAAGAATGGGCAGAGACGAAGAAAAAAGGGCGCACATCGAAGAAAACAGTGCGGAAAGAAATGGTACCAGATTGGCTGAAGGAGCAAGCGCAAGAACAAGCACAAGAAAATGAAGCGCCAAAAGAAAAGCCAAGCAAGTTAGAGGAAGAGCGAAAAAAACTAGAAGAAGAATTGAAAAAGTATAAGCATGATTAA